The sequence below is a genomic window from Macrotis lagotis isolate mMagLag1 chromosome 7, bilby.v1.9.chrom.fasta, whole genome shotgun sequence.
aactcTTTCCTCCATATCAAGGCAATTGAGGTattctggggaagctaggtggcccaatggagaaagcactggcttttggagtcaggagaactggagttcaaatctgacctcaaacacctgggcaagtcacttaactctgattgccttgcatccaggaccatctctaattTTCCTGATAAGTTCATGAAtaggatccagatggttctggagaagagtaaggctggtgacttggcatagcaccccctcactcaaatcctatattcatgtgcttgtcatggcatcacctccctgatgctgtggtcttcttcaagaacaaagggcagccatcatcatcatcatcatcatcatagtttaGAATTTTAAGTAACTAAATAGTGTTATGCTCTGATAAGTACATTTGAAGTTGAAAGAGGTTAGGAGAATTCCCTACTTGTTGatgaaataataagtaataaataataaataaataataaagctaTGAAGAGCTTAAGTTTAAGCTccgcttttctttctttttcccatccTGCGGTAGAAGCATAGAACAGAGTAGAGTgattattatataaaaaagggACTATGAGTTATATGAAATTAATTATAGGAGAATCCTATTTATATAATGAGGTTTTTGGCTTAGTAACCCCTAAGATCTCTTAGAACTctaaatcttagaaaaataaatggttCGTCTACTTATGGATATTAGCTCTTCTGTACTTTCCCAAGAATCTTTCCTCACTTGAAATTTGGAACATAGTTATTTGATACAAAGTTTTGacagtattttaaaatatccCAAACTTAGTGTTAATTGTTCTTGTCTACTTTTAGGTTGAATGCACATTTTGAAGTGAATTCAGATTGTTCAGTCTCACGAGCAGAAATGTACTCAGAATACCTCTCAACCTGTAGTAAATTAGCCCGTGGTGGAATCCTGACATCAACTGGATTTTATAAATGTCTTCGGTAGGATCTATGGTGTATacttaaataaaatccttaagatTCCTCATATTTTTggattactattactttttttgggggggggcaacaCGTGGTGGTGGTTCAGTTTCAAGCTCACCAGATTCTGGAATCTTATATTGCTATATTGAGGATAAGTAAAATTGAAACTTTATGAATGGGGTTTTTAAATATAACATTTGATTGACTATTAATAAGACTTTGAGAAGTAAAGAATCAAGTCTAATTTAGTTCTTTTTCATTATAATGAtaatcttttaaagattttagtcAAGAAATGCAATACTTAGAAAATCATCTTGTAGCAAGAATTTCAAAAAATCCAGtcaaaattcttaataaattgcTATCAATCAAAAATTAGAGATTATTTTCCAGTACTTTCctcttgcttgtttgttttatttttgtagaaatgACTAATAATGGTAAATGAAATGAATGTACAGTATTTATAATAAAACagttatttttttgagttttgttagAAGTCTTGTAAGGAATTAGTGTTAGTTCTAAAGGCTAACAAACAATGTTGTGTTTGACAGAACGGTCTTCCCGAATCATACAGTGAAGAGAGTGGAGGATCCAAATAACAATGGGCAGGCACATATACATGTAGTAGGGGTAAAACGGAGGGCAATACCACTTCCCATTCAGTTGTACTATCAGCAACAACCAACTTCTACACCTGTGGTCCGTGTTGAATCTGTTCCAGATGTGTCTCCATCTCCTTCACCAGCaggttttaatttattattatatttattgtgtAATTGAATTATAAATCTAAAGTAAAAAGTAGCAAACTGattacaaaataattattatatagacATGCTTCTTTACCTTATAGTTTTGTGAGATTCATGATGCTGGTTTCACTTGAAACTTGTTACAAATTATTTACCATATTAAAACCTAATagctacattttttttcagttgcatggAAGGATGAATTCTTGCTTTAATGTTTGAGTCAATCAATTTCTTAGTTTGATTTGCTTTTCCTCTACTTATAGGAATTCCACATGGACCACAAACTATAGGAAACCATTTTCAGCGAACTCCTGTTAACAGCCAATCTTCAAATTTGACTGCAACACAAATGTCTTTTCCAATCCAAGGTGTTCATACTGTGGCGCAGACTGTTTCAAGAATTCCACCAAATCCTTCAGTTCATACCCAGCAGCAACAAAATGCTACAGTGACTGTCATACAAAATAAAGCTCCAATTTCTTGTGAAGTAGTTAAGGCTGCAGTAATTCAGAGTACTATTCCCCAAACAGCAGTTCCTGGTAGCATAGCTGTTGGAGGTGGAGCAGCACAGGCCTCTATTGTTCAGAATCATACTACAGGACCACAACCAGTGACTGTTGTCAGTTCACAAACATTGCTTCATCATCCTCCTGTCATTCAGCAGCAATCCCCACTACATGCAGTAGTACCAGGACAAATATCCTCAGGCACTCCAGTTACAGTAATTCAACAAACTGTACCACAGAGCCATATATTTGGCAGAGTACAGAACATACCAGCATGCCCTTCAACAGTTTCACAAGGTCAACAGATAATCACCACATCCTCTCAACCTGTGCAAACTTCATCTCAACAGTCATCATCTAGCAACCAGCAACAAGACACTGTCATCATTACACCCCAGCAATATGTAACAACTTCGGCTTCTAATATTGTGTCTGCTACTTCAGTGCAAAGTTTCCAAGTAGCAGCTGGCCAAATGGTTACAATAGCTGGAGTACCAAGTCCGCAAACCTCCAGGGTAGGATTTCAGAACATTGCACCAAAACCCCTCCCTTCTCAGCAAGTTACATCAACAGTTGTACAACAACCTATCCAGCAGCCACAACAGCAAACTCAACAGAGTGTAGTGATTGTGAGTCAGCCAGCTCAACAAGGTCAAACATATGCACCAGCCATTCACCAGATTGTTCTTGCTAATCCAACAACAATCCCAGCTAGTCAAACGGTCCAGCTACCTGGGCAGCCAAACTTAACTCCATCCTCCTCACCTTCACCTGGACCAGTTACAAATAGCCAAGTTCCAACTGTTATGTCATCTCCGCCTTCTACTCCTCAGTCACAGGGGCCACCTCCTACTGTCAGTCAGATGCTATCTGTGAAAaggcagcaacaacaacaacattcaCCAGCATCTCAACCACAGCAGGTACAAGTTCAGCAGCCACAACAGGTACAAATGCAAGTTCAACCACAGCAAACTAACACTGGAGTTGGTCAGCCTGCTTCTGGTGAATCTAGTCTGATAAAACAGTTATTGCTTCCAAAGAGAGGTCCTTCCACTCCAGGTGGTAAACTTATACTCCCTGCTCCACAAATTCCTCCTCCTAATAATGCAAGAGCCCCTAGCCCTCAGGTGGTTTATCAGGTGACCAATAACCAAACACCAGGTTTTGGAGTACAAGGACAATCTCAAGGTCAGCAGCTATTGGTTGGACAGCAAAATGTTCAGCTGGTCCAAAGTACAATCCCACCATCAGGGGGAGTACAGACAGTACCTATTTCTAATTTACAAATATTGCCAGGCCCACTGATCTCAAATAGCCCAGCAACTATTTTTCAAGGGACTTCTGGCAACCAGGTTACTATAACAGTTGTGCCAAATACTAGTTTTGCTACTGCAACTGTGAGTCAGGGAAATGCAACTCAGATCATTGCTCCAGCAGGAATTCCCATGAGTGGAACACAAACAGGAGTTGGACTTCAAGTGCAAACACTTCCAGCTACTCAAGCACCTCCAGCTGGACAATCACCATGTGCTACTACTGCTGCTCCCCCATTCAAAGGTGATAAAATAATTTGCCAAAAGGAGGAGGAAGCAAAGGAAGCAACTGGTTTACATGTTCATGAACGTAAAATAGAAGTCATGGAAAACCCATCCTGCCGCAAAGGAGTTGCAAACACCAGCAAtggggatacaaaagaaaatgaaatgcagGTGGGAAGTCTTTTAAATGGGAGAAAGTATAGTGATTCAAGTCTACCTCCTTCAAACTCAGGGAAAAGTCAAAATGAGACTACCCAGTGCTCACAAATCAGTAATGGGCCATCATTAGATTTCAGTGAGAATGGAACTCCTGGAAAGCAAAACTTGGAACAAATGGATGGGCAAGAATTCAAAAGTGATTTGAAGAAACCCCTAGTTAATGGAATCTGTGATTTTGATAAAGGTGATGGTTCTCATTTAAGCAAAAACATTCCAAATCACAAAACTTCCAATCATGTGGGAAATGGTGAGATATCTTCAGTGGAACAAGGGAATTTAGATGCCACTCAGCAAGATACTGCCAAAGGTGATCAAATAGAAAGAATTTCTAATGGACCTGTTTTAACTTTGGGTGGGTCACCATCTGTGAGCAGTATACAGGAGGCCACAAATGTGATAACCCAACAACTTAGTGGT
It includes:
- the ARID2 gene encoding AT-rich interactive domain-containing protein 2 isoform X3; the protein is MANSTGKAPPDQRRKGLAFLDELRQFHYSRGSPFKKIPAVGGKELDLHCLYTRVTTLGGFAKVSEKNQWGEIVEEFNFPRSCSNAAFALKQYYLRYLEKYEKVHHFGEDDDEVPPGNPKPQLPIGAIPSSYNYQQHSVSDYLRQSYGLSMDFNSPNDYNKLVLSLLSGLPNEVDFAINVCTLLSNESKHVMQLEKDPKIITLLLANAGVFDDTLGSFSTVFGEEWKEKTDRDFVKFWKDIVDDNEVRDLISDKNKSQENTSREWIWESLFHPPRKLGINDIEGQRVLQIAVILRNLSFEEGNVKLLAANRTCLRFLLLSAHSHFISLRQLGLDTLGNIAAELLLDPVDFKTTHLMFHTVTKCLMSRDRFLKMRGMEILGNLCKAEDNGVLICEYVDQESYKEIICHLTLPDVLLVISTLEVLYMLTEMGDVACTKIAKVEKSIDMLVCLVSMDIQMFGPEALTAVKLVEHQSSNHQVLSEIRPQAVEHVQTQNHVATVPASRAVVAQHVAPPPGIVEIDSEKFACQWLNAHFEVNSDCSVSRAEMYSEYLSTCSKLARGGILTSTGFYKCLRTVFPNHTVKRVEDPNNNGQAHIHVVGVKRRAIPLPIQLYYQQQPTSTPVVRVESVPDVSPSPSPAGIPHGPQTIGNHFQRTPVNSQSSNLTATQMSFPIQGVHTVAQTVSRIPPNPSVHTQQQQNATVTVIQNKAPISCEVVKAAVIQSTIPQTAVPGSIAVGGGAAQASIVQNHTTGPQPVTVVSSQTLLHHPPVIQQQSPLHAVVPGQISSGTPVTVIQQTVPQSHIFGRVQNIPACPSTVSQGQQIITTSSQPVQTSSQQSSSSNQQQDTVIITPQQYVTTSASNIVSATSVQSFQVAAGQMVTIAGVPSPQTSRVGFQNIAPKPLPSQQVTSTVVQQPIQQPQQQTQQSVVIVSQPAQQGQTYAPAIHQIVLANPTTIPASQTVQLPGQPNLTPSSSPSPGPVTNSQVPTVMSSPPSTPQSQGPPPTVSQMLSVKRQQQQQHSPASQPQQVQVQQPQQVQMQVQPQQTNTGVGQPASGESSLIKQLLLPKRGPSTPGGKLILPAPQIPPPNNARAPSPQVVYQVTNNQTPGFGVQGQSQGQQLLVGQQNVQLVQSTIPPSGGVQTVPISNLQILPGPLISNSPATIFQGTSGNQVTITVVPNTSFATATVSQGNATQIIAPAGIPMSGTQTGVGLQVQTLPATQAPPAGQSPCATTAAPPFKGDKIICQKEEEAKEATGLHVHERKIEVMENPSCRKGVANTSNGDTKENEMQVGSLLNGRKYSDSSLPPSNSGKSQNETTQCSQISNGPSLDFSENGTPGKQNLEQMDGQEFKSDLKKPLVNGICDFDKGDGSHLSKNIPNHKTSNHVGNGEISSVEQGNLDATQQDTAKGDQIERISNGPVLTLGGSPSVSSIQEATNVITQQLSGTNTDLPNGPLASSLSSDVPQQRPSVVVSPHTAASVIQGHPIIAVPHSGSRAPQSPLSSEVRSTNGTTECKTVKRPAEDIDRETVPGIPNKVGVRIVTISDPNNAGCSATMVAVPAGADPSTVAKVAIESAVHQKQQHPPSYVQNITTQSTPVTSVPTVQVQGQHNSSQPSPFNTSSQHGEQMKKPGQNFMCLWQSCKNGIDNAEATWNIG
- the ARID2 gene encoding AT-rich interactive domain-containing protein 2 isoform X2; this translates as MMMRYHQAIQSLNFLLVQFHLPIITSNTVCQITFVRAMGYLWTSIRQMIIINWCFPCYLDSQMKWTLLSMYALFCQMKASTSCSLKKTLKSSLYYLLMLGCLTTFWKDIVDDNEVRDLISDKNKSQENTSREWIWESLFHPPRKLGINDIEGQRVLQIAVILRNLSFEEGNVKLLAANRTCLRFLLLSAHSHFISLRQLGLDTLGNIAAELLLDPVDFKTTHLMFHTVTKCLMSRDRFLKMRGMEILGNLCKAEDNGVLICEYVDQESYKEIICHLTLPDVLLVISTLEVLYMLTEMGDVACTKIAKVEKSIDMLVCLVSMDIQMFGPEALTAVKLVEHQSSNHQVLSEIRPQAVEHVQTQNHVATVPASRAVVAQHVAPPPGIVEIDSEKFACQWLNAHFEVNSDCSVSRAEMYSEYLSTCSKLARGGILTSTGFYKCLRTVFPNHTVKRVEDPNNNGQAHIHVVGVKRRAIPLPIQLYYQQQPTSTPVVRVESVPDVSPSPSPAGIPHGPQTIGNHFQRTPVNSQSSNLTATQMSFPIQGVHTVAQTVSRIPPNPSVHTQQQQNATVTVIQNKAPISCEVVKAAVIQSTIPQTAVPGSIAVGGGAAQASIVQNHTTGPQPVTVVSSQTLLHHPPVIQQQSPLHAVVPGQISSGTPVTVIQQTVPQSHIFGRVQNIPACPSTVSQGQQIITTSSQPVQTSSQQSSSSNQQQDTVIITPQQYVTTSASNIVSATSVQSFQVAAGQMVTIAGVPSPQTSRVGFQNIAPKPLPSQQVTSTVVQQPIQQPQQQTQQSVVIVSQPAQQGQTYAPAIHQIVLANPTTIPASQTVQLPGQPNLTPSSSPSPGPVTNSQVPTVMSSPPSTPQSQGPPPTVSQMLSVKRQQQQQHSPASQPQQVQVQQPQQVQMQVQPQQTNTGVGQPASGESSLIKQLLLPKRGPSTPGGKLILPAPQIPPPNNARAPSPQVVYQVTNNQTPGFGVQGQSQGQQLLVGQQNVQLVQSTIPPSGGVQTVPISNLQILPGPLISNSPATIFQGTSGNQVTITVVPNTSFATATVSQGNATQIIAPAGIPMSGTQTGVGLQVQTLPATQAPPAGQSPCATTAAPPFKGDKIICQKEEEAKEATGLHVHERKIEVMENPSCRKGVANTSNGDTKENEMQVGSLLNGRKYSDSSLPPSNSGKSQNETTQCSQISNGPSLDFSENGTPGKQNLEQMDGQEFKSDLKKPLVNGICDFDKGDGSHLSKNIPNHKTSNHVGNGEISSVEQGNLDATQQDTAKGDQIERISNGPVLTLGGSPSVSSIQEATNVITQQLSGTNTDLPNGPLASSLSSDVPQQRPSVVVSPHTAASVIQGHPIIAVPHSGSRAPQSPLSSEVRSTNGTTECKTVKRPAEDIDRETVPGIPNKVGVRIVTISDPNNAGCSATMVAVPAGADPSTVAKVAIESAVHQKQQHPPSYVQNITTQSTPVTSVPTVQVQGQHNSSQPSPFNTSSQHGEQMKKPGQNFMCLWQSCKKWFQTPSQVFYHAATEHGGKDVYPGQCLWEGCEPFQRQRFSFITHLQDKHCSRDALLAGLKQDEPGQIGNQKPSNKQPAAGSTTSTPRTQKAIVNHPSAALMALRRGSRNLVFRDFTDEKEGPITKHIRLTAALILKNIGKYSECGRRLLKRHENNLSVLAISNMEASSTLAKCLYELNFTVQSKEQEKESEMLQ